The genomic interval ttctgttgaagatagattcaaaaactttagataggcaggaaattaaaacaagaagacatagtttgagggattagaacagtcacacattttaggaacaggctgaatgtaggcaaacttccagcaagaaggaaaggtagatgttaacagacagagttgagtttgactaggcaaggtgcaagcacagaggcgcagtttttgagaacaataggagggaccccatcaggtccataagccttccgagggtttaggccagtgagggcatggaaaacattattgcgaagaattttaataggtagtagtagtagtagtagtagtagtagtagtagtagtagtagtaaggaaaacatcactgcaaagaattttaataggtagtagtagtagtagtagtagtagtagtagtagtagtagtagtagtagtagtagtagtagtaggaggaggaggaggaggaggaggaggaggaggaggaggaggaggaggagggtggaggagagagaggaacgagccctgaatcatccaagttagactttttagcaaaggtctgagcaaggaGTTCGGCTTTAGAGattgatgtgatagcagtggtgccatctgattgaaataaaggagagaaaaaagaagcaaagttattggagatgtttttggctagttgccagaagtcatgagggtagttagatcttgaaagattttgacactttctattaatgaaggagtttttggctagttggagaaaagacttggcatgactttgggcaaaaatataaagtgcatgagattttggtgatgaaaggctcaaATGACTTGTGTAAGCCacttttctatcatgtatagcacaagaacaggtcgtgttaaaccaaggtttggaaggtttaggccgAGAATAAGAGCGAGagatgtatgcctccatgccagacactatcacctctgttatgcgctcagcacacagtcaGATTAAAAAACTGAGCATCACATCTtcagagtatgtgtgtgtgatgacaacTTGCCAGTTTTTGGTGCCTCCCATTGCAGTAAGTCAAGCATCAGAGCTTTGGTCTGTGGGGTTTAcaattcatcatttctttctttttattttcttttcttttgcagtGCAAACCTTTCCACCACTTTGTGGGATTTTCCATCTGTTACATGACATGACAATTAAAAACATTCAGATTTTGGAATTTTGGACAGAGAATTCTCAATTGTGCCAACAAAATACAGTATTCACCTGAACCACCTGTCAGTCACAaggctcccagtgaggtgtgcttgTTCCTGAGTCATGGAAGTCCCCCAAGGTTTCTTCCACTTGCTCTCCATGTTACCACCTGCAGGGAAAACGCACACATCAATACTCCTGCTGCTTGATACATGTTTGACTCACAACTTAGTCTAGAATTTAATCATTCACTACAACATTACACAGCATGGAATGcacagctgaaaacatttatatgcacattcaagaaaggaaacaattaaAGAAGCAGAttgtgcaatttctagccagtatagtgCATAGACATggctgtgaaagaaaagaaatgcttcATGTTGGTCTGGGAGTCAGGAAAGATGTGGTAGGACAAGATGGATAACTAATTTTTTCACACCCTCGTCTCTGGTAAAAGTCACTCACAAAAATGATGGGCAGGTCTTTTCCACTCAACCTTCCACATCTTCTAATCTTTGGTGGATTAACTTAACAAGTAAAAGTTTCCATACGAAGGGCGGCAGTTCACTCAAAGGAAGGGGATCAAGTAAATCCATTCACACCTTTTGGCTATgggccttccctccccttcatctctctctctctctctctctctctctctctctctctctctctctctctctctctctctctctctctctctctttaataggcTGTTTCGATAACTATTtcactcgagagagagagagagagagagagagagagagagagagagagagagagagagagagagagagagagagagagagagagagagagagagagagagaggagagagagagagacacacacacacacacacacacacacacacacacacacacacacacacacacacacctcttgaGGATTGCAGTCAGGTGACACAACCACCCACATGCAGATACACACCCACTCAGTGGGCAGAAGGAGGAATGTGTGAAATTGTTAGctaaggtctgtgtgtgtgtgtgtgtgtttacctagttgtatttacctagttgtgacatgggggagaggagctaagctcgtactgtcccgtctccataactgttttttatccaacttttccttaaagtcatgaatatttgtagcacacaccacttccccttccagtccattccatgccgCTATGCTTCTATGAAggaagctaaacttctttatgcCCCTTCTGCAAgtgattattttaattttcttccatgtcctcttgtgtgtgtgtgtgtgtgtgtgtcttttctcccatctctctctctctctctctctctctctctctctctctctctctctctctctctctctctctctctctctctctctctctctctctcacgattgattccaaaggccacaaagatgattagcagaggttttcgtgagtgtttctcctgttagttaTGTAGgaatgttaatttgtcactaaaaccataaaaaacatccttaaaaacctgtgccacTTCGAATAGAGCCTTTTAGAAGcgtgtttctcccatcagtagagtagaaatgtagttatttatttacattttatatataacacacacacacacacacacacacacacacacacacacacacacacacacacacaccacaagggCAAAGATGGAAACACAGCTGATCAGGCAGGGAAGTGTTATAAGAGATGTACAAACGCATAACAAGGCAAGGCACACAGCTTTCAcacccacctcacactcacaacactctttcaacaccttaacctttgttggggaagagaagcacTACTACCTTAACCTtacaaatacacttattatagcttatctcttacatataccaagacaaggcacacaactttcaccgtTACTCTCACCCACAACACTCTTTCAATGCGTTAACccttgttggggaagagaaccactaaaatattatctcctacaaatatattcaaacactcactcaacacacaacaccttAGCCCTTGACGGAGACGAGAAGCGCTCCTACCCTAACCTTACAAGAGCACTCACTACaatcttatctcctacatataccaaaacacacaattttcaccctcacactcactcaacacTCATCACCTTAGCCCTTGACAGAGACGAGAAGCACTCCTACCCTGATCTTACAAGAGCACTCACCAAAATCTTATCTCTActccatttattcatccatacACCAACCTGGTAACTCCACACAAGACTCGAAGCACCACAGTCATACACGTTCATCTATCTATGCCACAGTGACTCTTGAAGTTGGTGGAGCACAGAGTGAACCGAAGGGCATCAGCTCCACACTCTGGGATGCCTGTGGGGGAGTTCATCCTGATACCAGTGAGTACCTCTTATGCATTCAggctcccctccaccctctcgcaCAGTACCTGAGGGCATGAAGGGGTGGTGAGAGGATGAGAGACtacgagggagaagggaagggatgaaatgtgatgaaaaacagaagagaacacaGATGAGCAGGAAACTTGaagtagagaagagggaaaagaagaaaagagaagagatgaaaagacaaagaaggagaaaagagagaaaacagaattataataacaatttttgccatcacatctaaaaatctctctctgtctttagcgctccttcaaaaaaatacacttgctAAGAAGCTTTCACAGATATTCATGTATCAACTGCTGTCAAGATACTGCTCACCACACCCAATGAACATCagaacacactccagcaccagcaAGTCACACACCTCCAGGGACGCCCCATTGATGACATCCAGGGGGTCTATCACACTGCCCCAGGACTTGGACATCTTgtggccgccaccatcacacaggaggccatgcagcagcacagtctggggagggagggtcatATAACAAGTGATATAGCACAGGCAATACTGGTAACAATTATTATCAAATTatatgaggaaggagaggtaacacGCAGGTAGTCAATTCTTTCAATCTATCACCACCTATAAACATTACTAGCCTTCTGAAATCTCCATCTTTTTATCAAACAATTAGTAATGCTAGAGTTTACAGTATTAACAGATATTTTAGTTATATACCAATGAAAATATGGACTAATTACACACCTACAATTAGTTACCTGAGTTTCTGATAACACtaagacaaaggaacaaaaacaagatcaatAACAGAGAACAGGACCAGGAGAGCAAGACCCAGATGGCCTCACCTTAAAGAGAAGCCTCCCTGTCAAGTTGAGTCCCAGCATGACCATCTGAGCCACCCAGAAGAGGATGTCGTGACCCGTCTTCACCAAGGTCGTTGGGTAGAAGCGAGCAAGGTCAGGCAtggtctctcccctcccctgacCCGGCCAGCCCAGCGAGGCAAAGGGAAACAGGCCAGAGGAGAACCAGGTGTCCAGaacatcttcctcctgctgggtgGACATGGAGGCCAAGGGTGTGCCTGGGGAGGAGCACAGGGTGAAGACGGAAAGTTGCGATTATTAACGTAGCCGTCAAGACTTTTATTATCTATTGCTACATGAGGTTTATTATTTTAATGAgggtttgcacacacacacacacacacacacacacacacacacacacacacacacacacacacacacacacttgaatgaTATAAAATAATGCAGTTTTTCCTCACAGAAATATAGAAGGGTACCCAGAGTAGGTTAATAAAGGTGATACAGACAAGGACTGCACCTCAACTGTAGGGAAAACTACAATTAGGTACAGCTTTGCACCACGGAAATACTGATAATAGGAACACACTATGAGATACAACACAAAGAATGTAcatcaactgaaggaaaaacaataaaaagtaaacatttctgCCATATATTAGACCATCCAAACTaacactaggtaaacacacaccttccttctccacagcCTTCCGCCTTGCATCCTCCTCCAAGCAgccgccacccacacctcccagCCGTCTGCTGCAGTGATGTGGTACACTGGGATTCTGTGGCCCCACCAGAGCTGCTGGGAGACACACCAGTCTGTGATGTTGTCCAGCCAGCTATGCCAAGCCCTCCTGTGCAGCTGTGGCACCAGGTTCAGACGGCCGCTCTGCACAGCCTCGGACGCCTCCTGTGCCAACTCCTTGCACCAAGCGAAcctgtgtagacatgaaagtaagcaagcaagtgttTGTGGCTAATTATAATAATCAACATGCCAGTATCATctgcagcatcaccatctgctcACCACTGGAGCCTCAGCACGGGCTCAATGACATCCTGCGTCCTGCTACAGCGAGGCACCGTCATGGGGTGGGCGTGGCACCCTCTGTACAGCCCCAGTGCCGACAGGGCCGACGGCACTGCCCCCCGCGCCTCAAACCTCAGCAAACCCTGTGAGGGGAGTGAAGCCCTGTTATGCTTAATAGTGAGGACAGTAGTGATGATGCAGTTAATAGTTTAAGACTTAATGAATGGTATTACTGGATCTCATAAACCACCACCCTCAGTCTTTGTGGTGGTAAACAGTGCAGACAACAGTACTGCTACAGTTCATCATTAGCAAGACTTAGGTCAGTCTTTGTGGTGGTAAACAGTGCAGACAACAGTACTGCTACAGTTCATCATTAGCAAGACTTTACAAATACTATCATAGCTCAAGAACCACAATGAATATTATACACCTTTCATGCATCTAAGGCCTACGCTCTGAAACATCTCGGCGCCAGACCTCCACTATTTCAAAagggctctagatgaagctacacaggtttttaagaatgtttgtaaggttctagtgacacaataacaacatttctatattattaacaggagaaacactcttgagaacctggctaagtatctctgtggccttgaaaaaataCTCATCATGAAATAAtatgggttttcaagaatgttttaatggttctagtgatagattaacatttctacattattaatcttgAGTACCCAGTTAGGTATCTCTGTAGCCTTGAAAAAATACTCATCATGAAATAatacgggttttcaagaatgttttaatggttctagtgatagattaacaacatttctacattattaatcttgagaacccagctaggtatctctgtggcctttgcaaataatcttggtgagagcaaagcatttctaaaCACAGGCTCAATTTCCTCTCCCTGACCTCAAACTCTGGCACAATATTGGTGACCTTTTCACTGCTGTCAAGAATGGAGAGGAATGGAATGCTGTATCTCTCCCTGACCTGACAGTCCTCGTGGCTGTGTCCTGGCGTGACCTTTACTGCACCTGTGGATGGATGTCCAGGTCACTTTATTTACCTTTCATCATAACAAATAAGGAACATATTAAATTAATGCCTCTGCTTCTCTGTATATGAAATTACACATGAAACTTGTGTAATTTGAAATGCTGAACTAACGGTTTTGGTTTGTCGTCTTAAATTTGTACGTGCAATCTCGACCTCTTTTATAAGAACgcgagaaaataagagaagcctaaaaaatataattattctctatctatctcactTACCACAAAGATAAATTAACTGAAAACTTTAACAAATATgacagaacactcaaaagaatcaCTGCCACTTTCATCACTGCCTTTAACATCATCACCTTCCACCTACAACACCAGAAACCTCAACAGACATCACCACAAGCATCACTAATCATTATTCTCTGCCAGTCACACctgcacaaaggaaaaaataactaaaaacatcacTATAATTAATTTGACATCTATTTCGcctaccaaaaagaaaaaaaacaagtcagCTACATAGTCAGCTACATATAAGTCACGAGAGGCGGTACAACCCTACACCGCAAGGTATCGATTCACCTCTCACCGAGTACCTGCACAGGACAGGTAAGGATCAAGGTGGTCCTAAATATGAGGCGGTCAAACACCAGGACTCTCAAGAACCCAAGGCTGTGAAGACTGAGAGGTCCTCGAGGCAGAGCGCTTCACGGAAAAGAAACCGATTCGTTAACTCTGCTGAAAAGTTTGAGGCAGCAGCCGTCGCTGCCAATAAGCGAGGAAGTTAACACCCGAAACCAATAACGTGGCAGGACAAACACCGTACATAATCCTGTCACTACGCGGGCCGACCAATACCCGACCCCCCTCCTCCAGCAAGGCGCCGCCCCCCCTGAGAGAGAGGCAACCTCGTTGAGCACGTCCGTAGGCTCAAGCGCTTCGGAGTCTTATCTCCAATGCTTTTAATAGGTTCTAACCAAAGTTACTGAGATTTTGAAAGTATTCTTTTTATGACTCTAAtgaaagtttaacaaggattctgtatcacaaatgatgaaagagaactcatgaaaacctgactaatcaCTTCCATACCATTTAAGACTAGTTCTTTTGATCGGCCGATGCGTTTGAGAATACAGGCCAAAGTGTttaagcacaaaaacattgTACGTCTTCATTTGTAATTTATGTAGCATTTAATCACACCATAAAAGAGAATGTGGTAGTCTGCGAGCAAAAACGTAGCTGGTTCGTCTCACCGTAGCACATTCACACCTTCCATTTTAAGTGAAGAGTTATACGTGATGAAATAACCATGAGCCACAATCTCTCACGCCCTCACTAAACTTTTCATCACTTCGCTGTCATCGCTCACAAGAACCAATGGAAGTCGCTGTCCTCGAATATTAAACACGCCCGTCGGGAGGGATAACAGATAAACATATCCAGTGCGTCACGGTAATTCACCTCGCCACAATGCTCTCAATGTAATTTACGGATCAATTTACATACGACAATTTCCGCCCATACAATTTCCATGCGCTCGACAGTAACTTATGACAAGCAGCAGCAGGGGGTCGAGGAAGGGGTTCGGGAAGCGATTACCGTCCTCCTGTCCATATTACCAGAGGCGCGGCGCGGCGGAGCTTCCTTCACACGGTCAGGGACAAGACGCGGGTGGCGGTAACATGCAAGAGGTGGAATGTCTGGTGGGTGGCAGTGGGTGGAAACAGTGGACAGGCTAATCACGTTTCATGTCCAGTCTTTCACGACCAAATTGTCTGGAAAGTGAATTATATCCGCAGcagtcgtggtgtgtgtgtgtgtgtgtgtgtgtgtgtgtgtgtgtgtgtgtgtgtgtgtgtgtgtgtgtgtgtgtgtgtgtgtgtgtgtgtgtgtttgtgtgtgcgtgtgcgcgcgcgcgctcagTCTTTCAGCTAGAGAGTACGTGAATGCATGCTTGTGTATCTAttcatcaactctctctctctctctctctctctctctctctctctctctctctcgggccgTCGTAACGGTTGTCTCGGGGGATCGTCAACAACCCTTGCACAACCAACCTCTCTCTGCCCCACTGCCTTCCACGTGAGCGCCACAAGGCGCTCCAtagcctcccttcccctcctcgccTCTCATGGTATCTTACCCTCTGTTTTCATGCCCGTCATTCCGCACATTCTGGAATACCTGGCTTTCATCCCTCTGCCAGGTACATTTTTAAGTTTATTCTTCTATTTGTACCTCGCAAAAGAACATAGAGCCTCCCATTCTGGTCTACGTTCACTCTCTGCACATCCAT from Scylla paramamosain isolate STU-SP2022 chromosome 23, ASM3559412v1, whole genome shotgun sequence carries:
- the LOC135112262 gene encoding uncharacterized protein LOC135112262, which translates into the protein MSTQQEEDVLDTWFSSGLFPFASLGWPGQGRGETMPDLARFYPTTLVKTGHDILFWVAQMVMLGLNLTGRLLFKTVLLHGLLCDGGGHKMSKSWGSVIDPLDVINGASLEVLCERVEGSLNA